In Primulina eburnea isolate SZY01 chromosome 3, ASM2296580v1, whole genome shotgun sequence, one DNA window encodes the following:
- the LOC140825388 gene encoding adenylate kinase 5, chloroplastic isoform X2, translating into MLIPSPTSTAHRCSVPLTAKLHTSAKSTHSHPFPYSLCIPSSFLTQRLSSYHIHGHSSIRSKAVRKKGLKIVSSKPEPLKVMISGAPASGKGTQSELIVQEFGLVYISTGDILRAEVAAGTEIGNQAKEYMNSGRLVPDEIVTAMVTARLSLEDAKEKGWLLDGYPRTFAQAESLEKLNVRPDICIILDVPDEILIDRSVGRRLDPLTGKIYHMTNFPPESEEVKERLVTRPDDTEEKVKSRLQIYKQNAEAMLSTYSDVLNKVDGNRPKEIIFKEIESVLSRLLDEKDEASKSGELARNNSLVNKATSYKESWRGIPTRLNNIPHSKEIREYFYEDVLQATQRALNDGKTRLKVEVSIPELNPEMDVYRIGTLLELVRVLALSFADDGKRIKVCVQGSMGEGALAGMPLQLAGSRKILEFMDWGDDGTMGTFINIGSVGGREVEEQDDMFILIAPQNAVGNCIIGDLRAMTDAAGPRPVILVNPKLGDIPSSSGVMQTMGRGKRLEYAASFEICYYFRLLYYSGTQYPIMGALRMSHPYEYELYKRVDESSKKEKYTILATFATRPSGDEINDAFEGKTRNQVSRATGIWSFLSGIL; encoded by the exons ATGTTGATCCCGTCCCCGACTTCCACTGCTCACCGCTGCAGTGTCCCTTTAACAGCAAAGCTCCATACTTCCGCTAAATCCACTCATTCTCACCCTTTCCCTTATTCCCTCTGCATCCCATCTTCTTTCCTAACTCAACGGCTTTCATCCTACCATATACATGGACATTCCAGCATCAGAAGTAAAGCTGTGAGAAAAAAA GGGCTTAAAATTGTGAGCTCGAAACCCGAGCCATTGAAAGTGATGATTTCGGGTGCGCCAGCATCTGGAAAAGGGACTCAGAGTGAGCTAATTGTTCAGGAG TTTGGGTTGGTATACATATCAACTGGAGATATTCTACGAGCTGAAGTAGCTGCAGGAACAGAAATTGGTAACCAGGCAAAGGAATACATGAATTCTGGTCGTTTGGTTCCAGATGAAATTGTGACAGCT ATGGTGACAGCACGTTTATCTCTTGAAGATGCAAAGGAGAAAGGATGGCTCTTGGATGGATACCCACGAACTTTTGCCCAAGCAGAGAGTTTGGAAAAACTGAATGTCAGACCAGATATATGCATTATTCTTGAC GTTCCTGACGAGATATTAATTGACCGAAGTGTTGGTCGAAGACTGGATCCTTTAACAGGAAAGATCTATCATATGACTAATTTTCCTCCAGAAAGTGAGGAAGTAAAAGAAAGGCTTGTTACTCGTCCCGATGACACTGAAGAAAAG GTGAAATCTCGTTTACAAATATACAAACAAAATGCTGAGGCGATGTTATCCACGTACTCAGATGTCTTGAATAAG GTGGATGGAAACCGTCCTAAAGAGATCATTTTTAAAGAGATAGAGTCTGTGTTATCAAGATTACTGGATGAGAAAGATGAGGCGTCAAAATCAG GTGAATTGGCAAGAAATAACAGTCTGGTTAACAAGGCAACCTCATACAAG GAAAGCTGGAGAGGAATACCTACACGATTGAATAACATTCCTCATTCTAAAGAAATCAGGGAATATTTCTATGAAGATGTGTTGCAAGCAACCCAAAGAGCATTAAATGATGGGAAAACTCGATTAAAG GTGGAAGTCAGTATACCAGAGCTGAACCCAGAAATG GATGTGTATCGAATAGGTACCTTATTGGAACTTGTACGTGTCCTGGCTCTCTCCTTCGCTGATGATGGAAAGCGCATCAAG GTTTGTGTGCAAGGGTCTATGGGAGAGGGGGCACTAGCTGGAATGCCACTGCAGCTTGCTGGAAGTAGGAAAATATTGGAATTTATGGATTGGGGTGATGACGGTACCATGGGTACCTTTATCAATATTGGTTCTGTAG GTGGCAGGGAGGTTGAGGAGCAGGATGACATGTTTATCTTAATAGCTCCACAAAATGCAGTAGGAAACTGTATTATTGGT GATTTAAGAGCAATGACTGATGCTGCCGGGCCTCGTCCAGTCATTCTTGTCAATCCCAAACTCGGT GATATACCAAGTTCAAGTGGCGTTATGCAA ACGATGGGCCGCGGAAAGAGATTGGAATATGCTGCTTCCTTTGAGATATGCTACTACTTTAGGCTCCTCTATTATTCAGGGACTCAATATCCAATAATGGGTGCTCTCAG aatgtctcacccTTACGAGTACGAGTTGTACAAAAGGGTCGACGAATCATCTAAGAAGGAGAAATATACAATCTTGGCAACTTTTGCAACAAGGCCAAGCGGCGATGAAATCAATGATGCATTTGAGGGAAAAACAAG AAATCAAGTATCCAGAGCTACTGGAATATG GAGCTTTTTGAGTGGAATATTATAA
- the LOC140825388 gene encoding adenylate kinase 5, chloroplastic isoform X1, protein MLIPSPTSTAHRCSVPLTAKLHTSAKSTHSHPFPYSLCIPSSFLTQRLSSYHIHGHSSIRSKAVRKKGLKIVSSKPEPLKVMISGAPASGKGTQSELIVQEFGLVYISTGDILRAEVAAGTEIGNQAKEYMNSGRLVPDEIVTAMVTARLSLEDAKEKGWLLDGYPRTFAQAESLEKLNVRPDICIILDVPDEILIDRSVGRRLDPLTGKIYHMTNFPPESEEVKERLVTRPDDTEEKVKSRLQIYKQNAEAMLSTYSDVLNKVDGNRPKEIIFKEIESVLSRLLDEKGELARNNSLVNKATSYKESWRGIPTRLNNIPHSKEIREYFYEDVLQATQRALNDGKTRLKVEVSIPELNPEMDVYRIGTLLELVRVLALSFADDGKRIKVCVQGSMGEGALAGMPLQLAGSRKILEFMDWGDDGTMGTFINIGSVGGREVEEQDDMFILIAPQNAVGNCIIGDLRAMTDAAGPRPVILVNPKLGDIPSSSGVMQTMGRGKRLEYAASFEICYYFRLLYYSGTQYPIMGALRMSHPYEYELYKRVDESSKKEKYTILATFATRPSGDEINDAFEGKTRNQVSRATGIWSFLSGIL, encoded by the exons ATGTTGATCCCGTCCCCGACTTCCACTGCTCACCGCTGCAGTGTCCCTTTAACAGCAAAGCTCCATACTTCCGCTAAATCCACTCATTCTCACCCTTTCCCTTATTCCCTCTGCATCCCATCTTCTTTCCTAACTCAACGGCTTTCATCCTACCATATACATGGACATTCCAGCATCAGAAGTAAAGCTGTGAGAAAAAAA GGGCTTAAAATTGTGAGCTCGAAACCCGAGCCATTGAAAGTGATGATTTCGGGTGCGCCAGCATCTGGAAAAGGGACTCAGAGTGAGCTAATTGTTCAGGAG TTTGGGTTGGTATACATATCAACTGGAGATATTCTACGAGCTGAAGTAGCTGCAGGAACAGAAATTGGTAACCAGGCAAAGGAATACATGAATTCTGGTCGTTTGGTTCCAGATGAAATTGTGACAGCT ATGGTGACAGCACGTTTATCTCTTGAAGATGCAAAGGAGAAAGGATGGCTCTTGGATGGATACCCACGAACTTTTGCCCAAGCAGAGAGTTTGGAAAAACTGAATGTCAGACCAGATATATGCATTATTCTTGAC GTTCCTGACGAGATATTAATTGACCGAAGTGTTGGTCGAAGACTGGATCCTTTAACAGGAAAGATCTATCATATGACTAATTTTCCTCCAGAAAGTGAGGAAGTAAAAGAAAGGCTTGTTACTCGTCCCGATGACACTGAAGAAAAG GTGAAATCTCGTTTACAAATATACAAACAAAATGCTGAGGCGATGTTATCCACGTACTCAGATGTCTTGAATAAG GTGGATGGAAACCGTCCTAAAGAGATCATTTTTAAAGAGATAGAGTCTGTGTTATCAAGATTACTGGATGAGAAAG GTGAATTGGCAAGAAATAACAGTCTGGTTAACAAGGCAACCTCATACAAG GAAAGCTGGAGAGGAATACCTACACGATTGAATAACATTCCTCATTCTAAAGAAATCAGGGAATATTTCTATGAAGATGTGTTGCAAGCAACCCAAAGAGCATTAAATGATGGGAAAACTCGATTAAAG GTGGAAGTCAGTATACCAGAGCTGAACCCAGAAATG GATGTGTATCGAATAGGTACCTTATTGGAACTTGTACGTGTCCTGGCTCTCTCCTTCGCTGATGATGGAAAGCGCATCAAG GTTTGTGTGCAAGGGTCTATGGGAGAGGGGGCACTAGCTGGAATGCCACTGCAGCTTGCTGGAAGTAGGAAAATATTGGAATTTATGGATTGGGGTGATGACGGTACCATGGGTACCTTTATCAATATTGGTTCTGTAG GTGGCAGGGAGGTTGAGGAGCAGGATGACATGTTTATCTTAATAGCTCCACAAAATGCAGTAGGAAACTGTATTATTGGT GATTTAAGAGCAATGACTGATGCTGCCGGGCCTCGTCCAGTCATTCTTGTCAATCCCAAACTCGGT GATATACCAAGTTCAAGTGGCGTTATGCAA ACGATGGGCCGCGGAAAGAGATTGGAATATGCTGCTTCCTTTGAGATATGCTACTACTTTAGGCTCCTCTATTATTCAGGGACTCAATATCCAATAATGGGTGCTCTCAG aatgtctcacccTTACGAGTACGAGTTGTACAAAAGGGTCGACGAATCATCTAAGAAGGAGAAATATACAATCTTGGCAACTTTTGCAACAAGGCCAAGCGGCGATGAAATCAATGATGCATTTGAGGGAAAAACAAG AAATCAAGTATCCAGAGCTACTGGAATATG GAGCTTTTTGAGTGGAATATTATAA